The proteins below come from a single Xiphophorus hellerii strain 12219 chromosome 14, Xiphophorus_hellerii-4.1, whole genome shotgun sequence genomic window:
- the LOC116732115 gene encoding putative leucine-rich repeat-containing protein DDB_G0290503 isoform X13 — translation MLLNQVERLDQQGQMLMNQVERLDLQGQMLMNQVERLDLQDQMLLNQVEMSDLQGQMLMNQVERLDQQGQMLLNQVERLDQQGQMLLNQVEMSDQQGQMLMNQVERLDLQGQMLLIQVEMLDQQGQMLLNQVERLDLQGQMLLIQVEMSGQQGQMLLNQVERLDLQGQMLLNQVERLDQQGQMLMNQVERLDLQDQMLLNQVERLDLQGQMLMNQVERLDLQGQMLMNQVERLDLQGQMLLNQVERLDQQGQMLLNQVERLDLQGQMLMNQVEMSDQQGQMLLNQVEMSDQQGQMLLNQVERLDLQGQMLMNQVERLDLQGQMLLNQVERLDQQGQMLLNQVERLDQQGQMLLNQVERLDQQGQMLLIQVEMSDQQGQMLLNQVEMSDQQGQMLLIQVEMSDQQGQMLLNQVEMSDQQGQMLLNQVERLDQQGQMLMNQVERLDLQGQMLLNQVDRLDQQGQMLLNQVEMLDQQGQMLMNQVEMLDQLGQMLLNQVERLDLHGQMLLNQVEMSDQQGQMLLNQVERLDLQGQMLMNQVERLDQQGQMLLNQVERLDQQGQMLLNQVERLDQQGQMLLNQVEMSGQQGQMLLNQVEMLDQLGQMLLNQVEMLDQLGQMLLNQVERLDLQGQMLLNQVERLDLHGQMLLNQVEMSDQQGQMLLNQVERLDLQGQMLMNQVERLDQQGQMLLNQVERLDQQGQMLLNQVEMSGQQGQMLLNQVERLDQQGQMLLNQVERLDQQGQMLLNQVERLDLHGQMLLNQVERLDQQGQMLLYQVEMLDQQGLSLS, via the exons ATGTTACTGAATCAGGTGGAGAGGTTGGATCAACAGGGCCAGATGTTAATGAACCAG GTGGAGAGGTTGGATCTACAGGGCCAGATGTTAATGAACCAGGTGGAGAGGTTGGATCTACAGGATCAGATGTTACTGAATCAGGTGGAGATGTCGGATCTACAGGGCCAGATGTTAATGAACCAGGTGGAGAGGTTGGATCAACAGGGCCAGATGTTACTGAATCAGGTGGAGAGGTTGGATCAACAGGGCCAGATGTTACTGAATCAGGTGGAGATGTCGGATCAGCAGGGCCAGATGTTAATGAACCAGGTGGAGAGGTTGGATCTACAGGGCCAGATGTTACTGATTCAGGTGGAGAT GTTGGATCAACAGGGCCAGATGTTACTGAATCAGGTGGAGAGGTTGGATCTACAGGGCCAGATGTTACTGATTCAGGTGGAGATGTCGGGTCAGCAGGGCCAGATGTTACTGAATCAG GTGGAGAGGTTGGATCTACAGGGCCAGATGTTACTGAATCAGGTGGAGAGGTTGGATCAACAGGGCCAGATGTTAATGAACCAGGTGGAGAGGTTGGATCTACAGGATCAGATGTTACTGAATCAGGTGGAGAGGTTGGATCTACAGGGCCAGATGTTAATGAACCAG GTGGAGAGGTTGGATCTACAGGGCCAGATGTTAATGAACCAGGTGGAGAGGTTGGATCTACAGGGCCAGATGTTACTGAACCAGGTGGAGAGGTTGGATCAGCAGGGCCAGATGTTACTGAATCAGGTGGAGAGGTTGGATCTACAGGGCCAGATGTTAATGAACCAG GTGGAGATGTCGGATCAGCAGGGCCAGATGTTACTGAATCAGGTGGAGATGTCGGATCAGCAGGGCCAGATGTTACTGAATCAGGTGGAGAGGTTGGATCTACAGGGCCAGATGTTAATGAATCAGGTGGAGAGGTTGGATCTACAGGGCCAGATGTTACTGAATCAGGTGGAGAGGTTGGATCAACAGGGCCAGATGTTACTGAATCAGGTGGAGAGGTTGGATCAACAGGGCCAGATGTTACTGAATCAGGTGGAGAGGTTGGATCAACAGGGCCAGATGTTACTGATTCAGGTGGAGATGTCGGATCAGCAGGGCCAGATGTTACTGAATCAGGTGGAGATGTCGGATCAGCAGGGCCAGATGTTACTGATTCAGGTGGAGATGTCGGATCAGCAGGGCCAGATGTTACTGAATCAGGTGGAGATGTCGGATCAACAGGGCCAGATGTTACTGAATCAGGTGGAGAGGTTGGATCAACAGGGCCAGATGTTAATGAACCAGGTGGAGAGGTTGGATCTACAGGGCCAGATGTTACTGAATCAGGTGGATAGGTTGGATCAACAGGGCCAGATGTTACTGAATCAGGTGGAGATGTTGGATCAACAGGGCCAGATGTTAATGAACCAG GTGGAGATGTTGGATCAACTGGGCCAGATGTTACTGAATCAGGTGGAGAGGTTGGATCTACACGGCCAGATGTTACTGAATCAGGTGGAGATGTCGGATCAGCAGGGCCAGATGTTACTGAATCAGGTGGAGAGGTTGGATCTACAGGGCCAGATGTTAATGAACCAG GTGGAGAGGTTGGATCAACAGGGCCAGATGTTACTGAACCAGGTGGAGAGGTTGGATCAACAGGGCCAGATGTTACTGAACCAGGTGGAGAGGTTGGATCAACAGGGCCAGATGTTACTGAACCAGGTGGAGATGTCGGGTCAGCAGGGCCAGATGTTACTGAATCAG GTGGAGATGTTGGATCAACTGGGCCAGATGTTACTGAACCAG GTGGAGATGTTGGATCAACTGGGCCAGATGTTACTGAATCAGGTGGAGAGGTTGGATCTACAGGGCCAGATGTTACTAAATCAGGTGGAGAGGTTGGATCTACACGGCCAGATGTTACTGAATCAGGTGGAGATGTCGGATCAGCAGGGCCAGATGTTACTGAATCAGGTGGAGAGGTTGGATCTACAGGGCCAGATGTTAATGAACCAGGTGGAGAGGTTGGATCAACAGGGCCAGATGTTACTGAACCAGGTGGAGAGGTTGGATCAACAGGGCCAGATGTTACTGAACCAGGTGGAGATGTCGGGTCAGCAGGGCCAGATGTTACTGAATCAGGTGGAGAGGTTGGATCAACAGGGCCAGATGTTACTGAATCAGGTGGAGAGGTTGGATCAACAGGGCCAGATGTTACTGAATCAGGTGGAGAGGTTGGATCTACACGGCCAGATGTTACTGAATCAGGTGGAGAGGTTGGATCAACAGGGCCAGATGTTACTGTATCAGGTGGAGATGTTGGATCAACAGGGCCTGTCATTGTCATAG
- the LOC116732115 gene encoding putative leucine-rich repeat-containing protein DDB_G0290503 isoform X6, producing the protein MLLNQVERLDQQGQMLMNQVERLDLQGQMLMNQVERLDLQDQMLLNQVEMSDLQGQMLMNQVERLDQQGQMLLNQVERLDQQGQMLLNQVEMSDQQGQMLMNQVERLDLQGQMLLIQVEMLDQQGQMLLNQVERLDLQGQMLLIQVEMSGQQGQMLLNQVERLDLQGQMLLNQVERLDQQGQMLMNQVERLDLQDQMLLNQVERLDLQGQMLMNQVERLDLQGQMLMNQVERLDLQGQMLLNQVERLDQQGQMLLNQVERLDLQGQMLMNQVEMSDQQGQMLLNQVEMSDQQGQMLLNQVERLDLQGQMLMNQVERLDLQGQMLLNQVERLDQQGQMLLNQVERLDQQGQMLLNQVERLDQQGQMLLIQVEMSDQQGQMLLNQVEMSDQQGQMLLIQVEMSDQQGQMLLNQVEMSDQQGQMLLNQVERLDQQGQMLMNQVERLDLQGQMLLNQVDRLDQQGQMLLNQVEMLDQQGQMLMNQVEMSDQQGQMLLNQVERLDQQGQMLLNQVERLDQQGQMLLNQVERLDLHGQMLLYQVEMLDQLGQMLLNQVERLDLHGQMLLNQVEMSDQQGQMLLNQVERLDLQGQMLMNQVERLDQQGQMLLNQVERLDQQGQMLLNQVERLDQQGQMLLNQVEMSGQQGQMLLNQVEMLDQLGQMLLNQVEMLDQLGQMLLNQVEMSDQQGQMLLNQVERLDLQGQMLMNQVERLDQQGQMLLNQVERLDQQGQMLLNQVEMSGQQGQMLLNQVERLDQQGQMLLNQVERLDQQGQMLLNQVERLDLHGQMLLNQVERLDQQGQMLLYQVEMLDQQGLSLS; encoded by the exons ATGTTACTGAATCAGGTGGAGAGGTTGGATCAACAGGGCCAGATGTTAATGAACCAG GTGGAGAGGTTGGATCTACAGGGCCAGATGTTAATGAACCAGGTGGAGAGGTTGGATCTACAGGATCAGATGTTACTGAATCAGGTGGAGATGTCGGATCTACAGGGCCAGATGTTAATGAACCAGGTGGAGAGGTTGGATCAACAGGGCCAGATGTTACTGAATCAGGTGGAGAGGTTGGATCAACAGGGCCAGATGTTACTGAATCAGGTGGAGATGTCGGATCAGCAGGGCCAGATGTTAATGAACCAGGTGGAGAGGTTGGATCTACAGGGCCAGATGTTACTGATTCAGGTGGAGAT GTTGGATCAACAGGGCCAGATGTTACTGAATCAGGTGGAGAGGTTGGATCTACAGGGCCAGATGTTACTGATTCAGGTGGAGATGTCGGGTCAGCAGGGCCAGATGTTACTGAATCAG GTGGAGAGGTTGGATCTACAGGGCCAGATGTTACTGAATCAGGTGGAGAGGTTGGATCAACAGGGCCAGATGTTAATGAACCAGGTGGAGAGGTTGGATCTACAGGATCAGATGTTACTGAATCAGGTGGAGAGGTTGGATCTACAGGGCCAGATGTTAATGAACCAG GTGGAGAGGTTGGATCTACAGGGCCAGATGTTAATGAACCAGGTGGAGAGGTTGGATCTACAGGGCCAGATGTTACTGAACCAGGTGGAGAGGTTGGATCAGCAGGGCCAGATGTTACTGAATCAGGTGGAGAGGTTGGATCTACAGGGCCAGATGTTAATGAACCAG GTGGAGATGTCGGATCAGCAGGGCCAGATGTTACTGAATCAGGTGGAGATGTCGGATCAGCAGGGCCAGATGTTACTGAATCAGGTGGAGAGGTTGGATCTACAGGGCCAGATGTTAATGAATCAGGTGGAGAGGTTGGATCTACAGGGCCAGATGTTACTGAATCAGGTGGAGAGGTTGGATCAACAGGGCCAGATGTTACTGAATCAGGTGGAGAGGTTGGATCAACAGGGCCAGATGTTACTGAATCAGGTGGAGAGGTTGGATCAACAGGGCCAGATGTTACTGATTCAGGTGGAGATGTCGGATCAGCAGGGCCAGATGTTACTGAATCAGGTGGAGATGTCGGATCAGCAGGGCCAGATGTTACTGATTCAGGTGGAGATGTCGGATCAGCAGGGCCAGATGTTACTGAATCAGGTGGAGATGTCGGATCAACAGGGCCAGATGTTACTGAATCAGGTGGAGAGGTTGGATCAACAGGGCCAGATGTTAATGAACCAGGTGGAGAGGTTGGATCTACAGGGCCAGATGTTACTGAATCAGGTGGATAGGTTGGATCAACAGGGCCAGATGTTACTGAATCAGGTGGAGATGTTGGATCAACAGGGCCAGATGTTAATGAACCAG GTGGAGATGTCGGATCAGCAGGGCCAGATGTTACTGAATCAGGTGGAGAGGTTGGATCAACAGGGCCAGATGTTACTGAATCAGGTGGAGAGGTTGGATCAACAGGGCCAGATGTTACTGAATCAGGTGGAGAGGTTGGATCTACATGGCCAGATGTTACTGTATCAGGTGGAGATGTTGGATCAACTGGGCCAGATGTTACTGAATCAGGTGGAGAGGTTGGATCTACACGGCCAGATGTTACTGAATCAGGTGGAGATGTCGGATCAGCAGGGCCAGATGTTACTGAATCAGGTGGAGAGGTTGGATCTACAGGGCCAGATGTTAATGAACCAG GTGGAGAGGTTGGATCAACAGGGCCAGATGTTACTGAACCAGGTGGAGAGGTTGGATCAACAGGGCCAGATGTTACTGAACCAGGTGGAGAGGTTGGATCAACAGGGCCAGATGTTACTGAACCAGGTGGAGATGTCGGGTCAGCAGGGCCAGATGTTACTGAATCAG GTGGAGATGTTGGATCAACTGGGCCAGATGTTACTGAACCAG GTGGAGATGTTGGATCAACTGGGCCAGATGTTACTGAATCAG GTGGAGATGTCGGATCAGCAGGGCCAGATGTTACTGAATCAGGTGGAGAGGTTGGATCTACAGGGCCAGATGTTAATGAACCAGGTGGAGAGGTTGGATCAACAGGGCCAGATGTTACTGAACCAGGTGGAGAGGTTGGATCAACAGGGCCAGATGTTACTGAACCAGGTGGAGATGTCGGGTCAGCAGGGCCAGATGTTACTGAATCAGGTGGAGAGGTTGGATCAACAGGGCCAGATGTTACTGAATCAGGTGGAGAGGTTGGATCAACAGGGCCAGATGTTACTGAATCAGGTGGAGAGGTTGGATCTACACGGCCAGATGTTACTGAATCAGGTGGAGAGGTTGGATCAACAGGGCCAGATGTTACTGTATCAGGTGGAGATGTTGGATCAACAGGGCCTGTCATTGTCATAG
- the LOC116732115 gene encoding putative leucine-rich repeat-containing protein DDB_G0290503 isoform X7 yields the protein MLLNQVERLDQQGQMLMNQVERLDLQGQMLMNQVERLDLQDQMLLNQVEMSDLQGQMLMNQVERLDQQGQMLLNQVERLDQQGQMLLNQVEMSDQQGQMLMNQVERLDLQGQMLLIQVEMLDQQGQMLLNQVERLDLQGQMLLIQVEMSGQQGQMLLNQVERLDLQGQMLLNQVERLDQQGQMLMNQVERLDLQDQMLLNQVERLDLQGQMLMNQVERLDLQGQMLMNQVERLDLQGQMLLNQVERLDQQGQMLLNQVERLDLQGQMLMNQVEMSDQQGQMLLNQVEMSDQQGQMLLNQVERLDLQGQMLMNQVERLDLQGQMLLNQVERLDQQGQMLLNQVERLDQQGQMLLNQVERLDQQGQMLLIQVEMSDQQGQMLLNQVEMSDQQGQMLLIQVEMSDQQGQMLLNQVEMSDQQGQMLLNQVERLDQQGQMLMNQVERLDLQGQMLLNQVDRLDQQGQMLLNQVEMLDQQGQMLMNQVEMSDQQGQMLLNQVERLDQQGQMLLNQVERLDQQGQMLLNQVERLDLHGQMLLYQVEMLDQLGQMLLNQVERLDLHGQMLLNQVEMSDQQGQMLLNQVERLDLQGQMLMNQVERLDQQGQMLLNQVERLDQQGQMLLNQVERLDQQGQMLLNQVEMSGQQGQMLLNQVEMLDQLGQMLLNQVERLDQQGQMLMNQVEMSDQQGQMLLNQVERLDLQGQMLMNQVERLDQQGQMLLNQVERLDQQGQMLLNQVEMSGQQGQMLLNQVERLDQQGQMLLNQVERLDQQGQMLLNQVERLDLHGQMLLNQVERLDQQGQMLLYQVEMLDQQGLSLS from the exons ATGTTACTGAATCAGGTGGAGAGGTTGGATCAACAGGGCCAGATGTTAATGAACCAG GTGGAGAGGTTGGATCTACAGGGCCAGATGTTAATGAACCAGGTGGAGAGGTTGGATCTACAGGATCAGATGTTACTGAATCAGGTGGAGATGTCGGATCTACAGGGCCAGATGTTAATGAACCAGGTGGAGAGGTTGGATCAACAGGGCCAGATGTTACTGAATCAGGTGGAGAGGTTGGATCAACAGGGCCAGATGTTACTGAATCAGGTGGAGATGTCGGATCAGCAGGGCCAGATGTTAATGAACCAGGTGGAGAGGTTGGATCTACAGGGCCAGATGTTACTGATTCAGGTGGAGAT GTTGGATCAACAGGGCCAGATGTTACTGAATCAGGTGGAGAGGTTGGATCTACAGGGCCAGATGTTACTGATTCAGGTGGAGATGTCGGGTCAGCAGGGCCAGATGTTACTGAATCAG GTGGAGAGGTTGGATCTACAGGGCCAGATGTTACTGAATCAGGTGGAGAGGTTGGATCAACAGGGCCAGATGTTAATGAACCAGGTGGAGAGGTTGGATCTACAGGATCAGATGTTACTGAATCAGGTGGAGAGGTTGGATCTACAGGGCCAGATGTTAATGAACCAG GTGGAGAGGTTGGATCTACAGGGCCAGATGTTAATGAACCAGGTGGAGAGGTTGGATCTACAGGGCCAGATGTTACTGAACCAGGTGGAGAGGTTGGATCAGCAGGGCCAGATGTTACTGAATCAGGTGGAGAGGTTGGATCTACAGGGCCAGATGTTAATGAACCAG GTGGAGATGTCGGATCAGCAGGGCCAGATGTTACTGAATCAGGTGGAGATGTCGGATCAGCAGGGCCAGATGTTACTGAATCAGGTGGAGAGGTTGGATCTACAGGGCCAGATGTTAATGAATCAGGTGGAGAGGTTGGATCTACAGGGCCAGATGTTACTGAATCAGGTGGAGAGGTTGGATCAACAGGGCCAGATGTTACTGAATCAGGTGGAGAGGTTGGATCAACAGGGCCAGATGTTACTGAATCAGGTGGAGAGGTTGGATCAACAGGGCCAGATGTTACTGATTCAGGTGGAGATGTCGGATCAGCAGGGCCAGATGTTACTGAATCAGGTGGAGATGTCGGATCAGCAGGGCCAGATGTTACTGATTCAGGTGGAGATGTCGGATCAGCAGGGCCAGATGTTACTGAATCAGGTGGAGATGTCGGATCAACAGGGCCAGATGTTACTGAATCAGGTGGAGAGGTTGGATCAACAGGGCCAGATGTTAATGAACCAGGTGGAGAGGTTGGATCTACAGGGCCAGATGTTACTGAATCAGGTGGATAGGTTGGATCAACAGGGCCAGATGTTACTGAATCAGGTGGAGATGTTGGATCAACAGGGCCAGATGTTAATGAACCAG GTGGAGATGTCGGATCAGCAGGGCCAGATGTTACTGAATCAGGTGGAGAGGTTGGATCAACAGGGCCAGATGTTACTGAATCAGGTGGAGAGGTTGGATCAACAGGGCCAGATGTTACTGAATCAGGTGGAGAGGTTGGATCTACATGGCCAGATGTTACTGTATCAGGTGGAGATGTTGGATCAACTGGGCCAGATGTTACTGAATCAGGTGGAGAGGTTGGATCTACACGGCCAGATGTTACTGAATCAGGTGGAGATGTCGGATCAGCAGGGCCAGATGTTACTGAATCAGGTGGAGAGGTTGGATCTACAGGGCCAGATGTTAATGAACCAG GTGGAGAGGTTGGATCAACAGGGCCAGATGTTACTGAACCAGGTGGAGAGGTTGGATCAACAGGGCCAGATGTTACTGAACCAGGTGGAGAGGTTGGATCAACAGGGCCAGATGTTACTGAACCAGGTGGAGATGTCGGGTCAGCAGGGCCAGATGTTACTGAATCAG GTGGAGATGTTGGATCAACTGGGCCAGATGTTACTGAACCAGGTGGAGAGGTTGGATCAACAGGGCCAGATGTTAATGAACCAG GTGGAGATGTCGGATCAGCAGGGCCAGATGTTACTGAATCAGGTGGAGAGGTTGGATCTACAGGGCCAGATGTTAATGAACCAGGTGGAGAGGTTGGATCAACAGGGCCAGATGTTACTGAACCAGGTGGAGAGGTTGGATCAACAGGGCCAGATGTTACTGAACCAGGTGGAGATGTCGGGTCAGCAGGGCCAGATGTTACTGAATCAGGTGGAGAGGTTGGATCAACAGGGCCAGATGTTACTGAATCAGGTGGAGAGGTTGGATCAACAGGGCCAGATGTTACTGAATCAGGTGGAGAGGTTGGATCTACACGGCCAGATGTTACTGAATCAGGTGGAGAGGTTGGATCAACAGGGCCAGATGTTACTGTATCAGGTGGAGATGTTGGATCAACAGGGCCTGTCATTGTCATAG
- the LOC116732115 gene encoding putative leucine-rich repeat-containing protein DDB_G0290503 isoform X5, producing the protein MLLNQVERLDQQGQMLMNQVERLDLQGQMLMNQVERLDLQDQMLLNQVEMSDLQGQMLMNQVERLDQQGQMLLNQVERLDQQGQMLLNQVEMSDQQGQMLMNQVERLDLQGQMLLIQVEMLDQQGQMLLNQVERLDLQGQMLLIQVEMSGQQGQMLLNQVERLDLQGQMLLNQVERLDQQGQMLMNQVERLDLQDQMLLNQVERLDLQGQMLMNQVERLDLQGQMLMNQVERLDLQGQMLLNQVERLDQQGQMLLNQVERLDLQGQMLMNQVEMSDQQGQMLLNQVEMSDQQGQMLLNQVERLDLQGQMLMNQVERLDLQGQMLLNQVERLDQQGQMLLNQVERLDQQGQMLLNQVERLDQQGQMLLIQVEMSDQQGQMLLNQVEMSDQQGQMLLIQVEMSDQQGQMLLNQVEMSDQQGQMLLNQVERLDQQGQMLMNQVERLDLQGQMLLNQVDRLDQQGQMLLNQVEMLDQQGQMLMNQVEMSDQQGQMLLNQVERLDQQGQMLLNQVERLDQQGQMLLNQVERLDLHGQMLLYQVEMLDQLGQMLLNQVERLDLHGQMLLNQVEMSDQQGQMLLNQVERLDLQGQMLMNQVERLDQQGQMLLNQVERLDQQGQMLLNQVERLDQQGQMLLNQVEMSGQQGQMLLNQVEMLDQLGQMLLNQVEMLDQLGQMLLNQVERLDLQGQMLLNQVERLDLHGQMLLNQVEMSDQQGQMLLNQVERLDLQGQMLMNQVERLDQQGQMLLNQVERLDQQGQMLLNQVEMLDQQGQMLLNQVERLDQQGQMLLNQVERLDLHGQMLLNQVERLDQQGQMLLYQVEMLDQQGLSLS; encoded by the exons ATGTTACTGAATCAGGTGGAGAGGTTGGATCAACAGGGCCAGATGTTAATGAACCAG GTGGAGAGGTTGGATCTACAGGGCCAGATGTTAATGAACCAGGTGGAGAGGTTGGATCTACAGGATCAGATGTTACTGAATCAGGTGGAGATGTCGGATCTACAGGGCCAGATGTTAATGAACCAGGTGGAGAGGTTGGATCAACAGGGCCAGATGTTACTGAATCAGGTGGAGAGGTTGGATCAACAGGGCCAGATGTTACTGAATCAGGTGGAGATGTCGGATCAGCAGGGCCAGATGTTAATGAACCAGGTGGAGAGGTTGGATCTACAGGGCCAGATGTTACTGATTCAGGTGGAGAT GTTGGATCAACAGGGCCAGATGTTACTGAATCAGGTGGAGAGGTTGGATCTACAGGGCCAGATGTTACTGATTCAGGTGGAGATGTCGGGTCAGCAGGGCCAGATGTTACTGAATCAG GTGGAGAGGTTGGATCTACAGGGCCAGATGTTACTGAATCAGGTGGAGAGGTTGGATCAACAGGGCCAGATGTTAATGAACCAGGTGGAGAGGTTGGATCTACAGGATCAGATGTTACTGAATCAGGTGGAGAGGTTGGATCTACAGGGCCAGATGTTAATGAACCAG GTGGAGAGGTTGGATCTACAGGGCCAGATGTTAATGAACCAGGTGGAGAGGTTGGATCTACAGGGCCAGATGTTACTGAACCAGGTGGAGAGGTTGGATCAGCAGGGCCAGATGTTACTGAATCAGGTGGAGAGGTTGGATCTACAGGGCCAGATGTTAATGAACCAG GTGGAGATGTCGGATCAGCAGGGCCAGATGTTACTGAATCAGGTGGAGATGTCGGATCAGCAGGGCCAGATGTTACTGAATCAGGTGGAGAGGTTGGATCTACAGGGCCAGATGTTAATGAATCAGGTGGAGAGGTTGGATCTACAGGGCCAGATGTTACTGAATCAGGTGGAGAGGTTGGATCAACAGGGCCAGATGTTACTGAATCAGGTGGAGAGGTTGGATCAACAGGGCCAGATGTTACTGAATCAGGTGGAGAGGTTGGATCAACAGGGCCAGATGTTACTGATTCAGGTGGAGATGTCGGATCAGCAGGGCCAGATGTTACTGAATCAGGTGGAGATGTCGGATCAGCAGGGCCAGATGTTACTGATTCAGGTGGAGATGTCGGATCAGCAGGGCCAGATGTTACTGAATCAGGTGGAGATGTCGGATCAACAGGGCCAGATGTTACTGAATCAGGTGGAGAGGTTGGATCAACAGGGCCAGATGTTAATGAACCAGGTGGAGAGGTTGGATCTACAGGGCCAGATGTTACTGAATCAGGTGGATAGGTTGGATCAACAGGGCCAGATGTTACTGAATCAGGTGGAGATGTTGGATCAACAGGGCCAGATGTTAATGAACCAG GTGGAGATGTCGGATCAGCAGGGCCAGATGTTACTGAATCAGGTGGAGAGGTTGGATCAACAGGGCCAGATGTTACTGAATCAGGTGGAGAGGTTGGATCAACAGGGCCAGATGTTACTGAATCAGGTGGAGAGGTTGGATCTACATGGCCAGATGTTACTGTATCAGGTGGAGATGTTGGATCAACTGGGCCAGATGTTACTGAATCAGGTGGAGAGGTTGGATCTACACGGCCAGATGTTACTGAATCAGGTGGAGATGTCGGATCAGCAGGGCCAGATGTTACTGAATCAGGTGGAGAGGTTGGATCTACAGGGCCAGATGTTAATGAACCAG GTGGAGAGGTTGGATCAACAGGGCCAGATGTTACTGAACCAGGTGGAGAGGTTGGATCAACAGGGCCAGATGTTACTGAACCAGGTGGAGAGGTTGGATCAACAGGGCCAGATGTTACTGAACCAGGTGGAGATGTCGGGTCAGCAGGGCCAGATGTTACTGAATCAG GTGGAGATGTTGGATCAACTGGGCCAGATGTTACTGAACCAG GTGGAGATGTTGGATCAACTGGGCCAGATGTTACTGAATCAGGTGGAGAGGTTGGATCTACAGGGCCAGATGTTACTAAATCAGGTGGAGAGGTTGGATCTACACGGCCAGATGTTACTGAATCAGGTGGAGATGTCGGATCAGCAGGGCCAGATGTTACTGAATCAGGTGGAGAGGTTGGATCTACAGGGCCAGATGTTAATGAACCAGGTGGAGAGGTTGGATCAACAGGGCCAGATGTTACTGAACCAGGTGGAGAGGTTGGATCAACAGGGCCAGATGTTACTGAACCAGGTGGAGAT GTTGGATCAACAGGGCCAGATGTTACTGAATCAGGTGGAGAGGTTGGATCAACAGGGCCAGATGTTACTGAATCAGGTGGAGAGGTTGGATCTACACGGCCAGATGTTACTGAATCAGGTGGAGAGGTTGGATCAACAGGGCCAGATGTTACTGTATCAGGTGGAGATGTTGGATCAACAGGGCCTGTCATTGTCATAG